One window of Leifsonia sp. AK011 genomic DNA carries:
- a CDS encoding DUF2207 domain-containing protein translates to MKLVRVAALAAILLLGSAAAPALAAESTGSQATPASVGGTPTDVNDFSFESFDAEYYLDTNSEGRATLRVVETIVAIFPDFDQNRGIIRALPLTYGDVRLEPSVVSITDENGANVPYERDDYGDFAELALGTDDYVQGRTTYVIEYTMRDVIRHFEDSGGDEFYWDINGDGWAQSFGTVSATVHLSASLEGGLTGDASCFLGYYGEVGQCELEREGSTFSASLGPVLPYNTLTVAIGFDGGTVVQPTPPTESWIVQVVPKVLLALSGFWLLLAFVLRSLLWRDAKGRGTIIAQYSPPESSDLLLDAELLRRQESGFPALLIDFAVRGMIRIIDTEPGGSSNDQFELELVTGEGASARERRVLVALFGTKLTPGKRVNPGKLSAGEGSAIYAMRSSTATFADSEGLRARPVTTVPTWIRRGAGLTWIAFAPVWAWAAWFGALGVEVVLPAIVASVLALVTSMVLILPPRLTEAGAEARDYLEGLRLYLTVAEEERMRMLQSPEGALRVDVADHDAIVKLNERLLPYAVLWGVEDRWVEELRAEWSSGGPSWLDGTSLTPQLMSNFSSASVSTIRPIVTSSSSGSSWSSSGGSSFSSGSSGGGFSGGGGGGGGGGGR, encoded by the coding sequence GTGAAGCTCGTGCGCGTGGCCGCCCTTGCGGCCATCCTCCTCCTCGGATCTGCGGCGGCCCCCGCGTTAGCGGCGGAATCGACTGGGAGCCAGGCGACCCCGGCATCCGTGGGCGGCACGCCGACCGACGTTAACGACTTCTCCTTCGAGTCATTCGACGCCGAGTACTACCTCGATACGAACTCGGAGGGTCGGGCTACCCTGCGGGTTGTGGAGACGATCGTCGCGATCTTCCCTGATTTCGACCAGAACCGCGGCATCATCCGCGCCCTGCCGCTGACCTACGGCGACGTGCGGCTTGAGCCCTCGGTCGTGTCCATCACCGACGAGAACGGTGCGAACGTGCCGTACGAGCGCGACGACTACGGGGACTTCGCAGAACTGGCGTTGGGAACAGACGATTACGTGCAGGGGCGCACGACCTACGTCATCGAGTACACGATGCGCGACGTCATCCGCCACTTCGAGGATTCAGGCGGCGACGAGTTCTACTGGGACATCAACGGTGACGGCTGGGCGCAGTCCTTCGGCACGGTGAGTGCCACGGTGCACCTCTCAGCATCCCTGGAGGGCGGCCTCACGGGAGACGCGAGCTGCTTCCTCGGCTACTACGGCGAGGTGGGCCAGTGCGAACTCGAGCGCGAGGGGTCGACGTTCTCCGCGAGTCTCGGGCCGGTGCTCCCGTACAACACGCTCACGGTCGCGATCGGCTTCGATGGCGGAACGGTCGTGCAGCCGACGCCGCCGACCGAGAGCTGGATCGTGCAGGTCGTTCCCAAGGTGCTTCTCGCGCTGTCGGGCTTCTGGCTGCTGCTGGCCTTCGTGCTGCGATCCCTCCTGTGGCGAGACGCCAAGGGGCGGGGCACGATCATTGCCCAGTACTCACCGCCGGAGAGCAGCGACCTGCTCCTCGACGCCGAACTGCTCCGCAGGCAGGAGTCGGGATTCCCCGCGCTTCTCATCGACTTCGCGGTGCGCGGCATGATCCGCATCATCGATACCGAACCCGGCGGCTCATCGAACGACCAGTTCGAGCTCGAACTCGTCACGGGCGAGGGCGCAAGCGCGAGGGAACGGCGCGTGCTGGTCGCACTCTTCGGCACGAAGCTGACCCCGGGCAAGCGCGTCAACCCGGGCAAGCTCTCGGCGGGTGAGGGGTCGGCGATCTACGCAATGCGCAGCTCGACGGCCACCTTTGCCGATTCCGAGGGGCTTCGCGCGCGGCCCGTGACCACAGTGCCCACGTGGATCCGACGCGGCGCAGGACTCACCTGGATCGCCTTCGCGCCCGTGTGGGCGTGGGCGGCCTGGTTCGGTGCACTCGGGGTCGAGGTGGTGCTGCCCGCCATCGTCGCGTCGGTACTCGCGCTCGTGACATCCATGGTGCTCATCCTTCCCCCGCGCCTCACCGAGGCCGGCGCTGAGGCCAGGGACTACCTCGAGGGCCTGCGCCTCTACCTCACTGTCGCCGAGGAGGAGCGTATGCGGATGCTGCAGTCCCCTGAGGGCGCCCTGCGCGTGGATGTCGCCGACCATGACGCCATCGTCAAGCTCAACGAGCGCTTGCTGCCGTACGCCGTGCTCTGGGGCGTCGAAGACCGCTGGGTGGAGGAGCTGCGCGCCGAGTGGTCGAGTGGTGGGCCATCGTGGCTGGATGGCACGAGCCTCACCCCGCAGCTGATGAGCAACTTCAGCTCCGCATCGGTCTCCACCATCCGACCGATCGTGACGTCCTCGTCCTCCGGCTCGAGCTGGTCGTCATCGGGCGGATCGAGTTTCTCCAGCGGGTCGAGCGGCGGCGGGTTCTCCGGCGGCGGTGGCGGCGGCGGAGGCGGCGGAGGGAGATAG